CTCTTATAGTAATGGCATTTTTCCCTTCTATATTTGCATTTCTTGTTTCTAACTTTATTAAATTCTCAACGGATTTTATTTGCAACTCTGCAGAATCTTCAATAGTTATAATACGTTCATCTTCAGGTATATAATTAGACAATACATTTAGAAAAGTTGTTTTACCTGATCCTGTTCCACCACAAATAAATATATTGTATTTGGCTTTTACTAGGCATTCTAAAAACTTTGCAGCATCATTTGTTATAGCATTCCATTCTATTAGCTGTTCCATGGTAATTGGTTTTTCGGGGAATTTTCTGATTGTTAGAATTGGTCCATTTAGCGCTACAGGAGGTAATACGACATTGATTCTAGATCCATCTTGTAATCTTGCATCTACAATTGGAGAGGCTTCATTAACAACACGATTAACTTTTGATACAATTTGTTGAATGACATCTTCTAGCTTTTCCTTACTTTCGAAAACTTTGTTCCATTTTGTTATGTATCCATTCTTCTCAATAAAAATACACTGTGGTCCATTGATCATTATTTCAGTTATTGTAGGGTCTTCTATTAATTCTTGAATAATATCTAATCTTCTAATTGCGTTAAATAAATTTTTACTAATGATTTCTCTTTGGTTTAAACTTAAAAATTTTTCTTTGCATTTTTCAATAATAATGCTGTCTATAATGGTTTGTATCTCACCATCATCCATATCTTTGGTTAAATCAATTCTGTCTAGTACCTGTTCTTTTAATTCATTTAAAACATCAGCATCCATACTATCAACCAACCTGTAATTTTTTTATTATTTTATTTACTACTTGTCCATACTCAGAATCATAATGAATATGCCTTTCATTTATCTCTTCTTCATAGGGCAAAGTAAAATCTATATTATCTTCTACAAATATTTTGTTACATGAAGTCTGATGGTTCAAAACAATGGTAGTATTTATAAACAAATCATCTCTCTGCAGCAGCATTATAGACTCCATCCAACTATTAAACTTCTGGCTAGAGGCATTATCAGGTAAGGATATAAGTATTTTTTCATCACACAAACTTATTAAATCTAAGGTATATGAATAAATAGAATTACCAAAATTTATAACAACCACATCATAGTCAGACTCCTTTTTAAGTATCTCTATAAGCAATTGCCATTCCTCTAATTTTGTATCTAATAAGTCTACATAACATCTAACAGGAAATATATAATCGAATCCATTTATCTTCTCCACTATATTTTTTATGTTTAATAAAACATTGGGGGTTTTCTGCCTAATATAGTAAAGTAAATCAGACAGGGTATATTCACTGCTTTTTAAATTAGAATTTATTACGCTGTTTAATTCTTCAAGATTAATACACAATACTTTTTTGTTTTCACTTAATAATCCACAAATCCCAAAGGATAATGTGGTTTTTCCACTTCTTCCTATAGGTGAGTAAACGCCTACTATTTTAGTTGTATTATTATTGTTAATTACTGTATCTTCACTAACCTCAGAGTATAAACTCATCACCTTAGTTAATATTTTATTCACACCTTGATATTTATAAATAACTGGCAGTTCTTTTACCCAATTAGGTTTATTCCCTTCAGAAAAAATAATTACCAATTTAACATTTTCATAACTTATATCAGAATCATACATTTCAGGAGTTAAGAGTAATACATCAATATTATTTTCTATGATATGCTTAGATAATATACTCTTATCTGAAAATCCTCTC
This genomic window from Natranaerovirga pectinivora contains:
- a CDS encoding CpaF family protein, yielding MDADVLNELKEQVLDRIDLTKDMDDGEIQTIIDSIIIEKCKEKFLSLNQREIISKNLFNAIRRLDIIQELIEDPTITEIMINGPQCIFIEKNGYITKWNKVFESKEKLEDVIQQIVSKVNRVVNEASPIVDARLQDGSRINVVLPPVALNGPILTIRKFPEKPITMEQLIEWNAITNDAAKFLECLVKAKYNIFICGGTGSGKTTFLNVLSNYIPEDERIITIEDSAELQIKSVENLIKLETRNANIEGKNAITIRDLIKSSLRMRPDRIVVGEVRGAEALDMLQAMNTGHDGSISTGHANSTKDMLTRLETMVLTGAVIPLEAIRQQIASAIDIIVYLGRIRDKSRRVLEIVEVLHYENNEIKINALYKFREIKETPEGKIEGVLERTDKEMVNKQKLQMAGLNMNL